The following are encoded in a window of Halosolutus halophilus genomic DNA:
- a CDS encoding glycosyl hydrolase — protein sequence MSEKRSFRASTDRTDDERTLPVSRRTLMKATAAGAFLGGSVASVAAIDEEDIVDVGSGSYTTTIPAGYDYDSPPTADTMYTTENVEPPYPSNGWASGLHFGYDPYAEEETPYSNGATVAYPYYAAPRAEGLRVQIPSTWQGWRDPWDDQEDEPAPIEEADFVRMDYEETPRVVLGHDAVSTFDDARTDHHGDWHVRSRWGDGTSTAMDVTMARGSPFIFAEYEGGGAELSLLDETDDPLDSANVAVFADEGNVLGLTVEPTEAGHSTQHFGVFAPAGAEWSGVGGDTLTSDLAGAGYLTIAVLPDGTAATLDEFEAYAYNVVRDTIVDWEYVQTDGNGDPVSEVHTTYSYSLEEKPESETSGTLAALLPTQWKHTDESFTSHTYWSPKGEMKVLAGSSFSTTLTYPGILPHLPDVGTYDGAQLDDYIQTLQDQYGPYTSQGVPECAYWASKDLMRNCTACGVADVRGRTDDRDYFLQAIRGRLSTYFDVRTNSWTVDGGTFSTEEGEELFYYHDDVGVIQSYPGCEFGGIDALNDHHFHYGYFVYAAAEVARLDPEWAADDAFGEMVELLIRDYANWERPDHSAELDPATDPKNAFPFLRTFEPYAGHSYAGGINGSAWGNNQESSSEAVNAYAAMIRWGEFTGNEALRDAGIFLYTHEINATTEYWFDHDEDSFPAGWGENLDPDELDTDGSGPFEYSPMVWDVGYWRTVYWDTSDPIETFGINWLPMAGHTLYLGHDQDYAESNWTRLIEARDAIARGPGGDSNWPDGWQQTAWGYRAMTDSQHAVDMTENGVPIEPAGSSTPFVYHFVHCLNELGAPDPSVVADAPCYQVFDDGTERSYVAYNADDATRTVSFSDGTSVDVAPNSFAVATGDGDEEPAAPTNLDSPSNTDTTVDLEWEHDGANTAHYNVYVDGSKYGESTDPTKTVSGLDPDTTYEFVVTAESTDGIESDPSNTIGVTTDADGDSAPSVDQFAVSDTSAGPWTKFAVEWTVSDPDGDMDLVEIEMIDDSGTVVDSTSTNVSGDSASGSDSVRERNGGGEYDVTLTVTDEVGNSASETVIITA from the coding sequence ATGAGCGAGAAACGATCATTCCGTGCGAGCACGGACCGGACCGACGACGAGCGCACCCTTCCGGTATCGCGCAGAACACTGATGAAAGCGACCGCTGCCGGTGCTTTTCTCGGCGGTAGCGTCGCCAGCGTCGCTGCGATCGACGAAGAAGACATCGTCGACGTCGGGAGCGGGAGTTACACTACCACCATCCCGGCGGGATACGACTACGACTCGCCACCGACGGCGGACACGATGTACACCACGGAGAACGTCGAACCGCCGTACCCGAGCAACGGCTGGGCGAGCGGACTCCACTTCGGATACGATCCGTACGCCGAGGAGGAGACTCCCTACAGCAACGGCGCGACCGTGGCGTATCCGTACTACGCCGCTCCGCGAGCGGAGGGACTTCGCGTCCAGATACCGAGCACCTGGCAGGGCTGGCGCGATCCGTGGGACGACCAGGAGGACGAACCCGCGCCGATCGAGGAGGCGGATTTCGTCCGCATGGATTACGAGGAGACCCCACGGGTAGTCCTCGGCCACGACGCGGTATCGACGTTCGACGACGCGCGGACCGACCACCACGGTGACTGGCACGTTCGTTCCCGGTGGGGAGACGGAACGAGCACCGCAATGGACGTGACGATGGCCCGCGGGTCGCCGTTCATCTTCGCGGAGTACGAGGGCGGCGGGGCCGAACTCTCGCTGCTGGACGAGACCGACGATCCGCTCGACAGCGCCAACGTCGCGGTGTTCGCCGACGAGGGGAACGTGCTCGGCCTCACCGTCGAACCGACCGAGGCCGGCCACTCGACACAGCACTTCGGCGTGTTCGCTCCGGCCGGCGCGGAGTGGTCGGGCGTCGGCGGCGACACCCTGACCTCCGATCTTGCGGGCGCGGGCTACCTGACGATCGCCGTTCTTCCGGACGGGACGGCGGCCACGCTCGACGAGTTCGAAGCGTACGCCTACAACGTCGTGCGCGACACGATCGTCGACTGGGAGTACGTCCAGACCGACGGGAACGGCGATCCCGTCTCGGAGGTCCACACGACGTACTCGTACTCGCTGGAGGAGAAACCCGAGAGCGAGACGAGCGGAACGCTCGCGGCGCTGCTCCCGACGCAGTGGAAGCACACGGACGAGTCGTTCACCTCACACACGTACTGGTCGCCAAAAGGGGAGATGAAGGTGCTGGCTGGCTCGTCGTTTTCGACGACGTTGACCTATCCCGGCATCCTGCCCCACCTGCCGGACGTCGGCACGTACGACGGCGCCCAGCTCGACGACTACATTCAGACGCTGCAAGACCAGTACGGGCCGTACACGTCCCAGGGGGTTCCAGAGTGTGCCTACTGGGCCAGCAAGGACCTGATGCGCAACTGCACCGCCTGCGGGGTGGCCGACGTTCGCGGGCGCACGGACGATCGGGATTACTTCCTCCAGGCGATCCGTGGGCGACTGTCGACGTACTTCGACGTCAGGACGAACAGCTGGACGGTCGACGGCGGAACCTTCTCGACCGAAGAGGGCGAGGAACTGTTCTACTACCACGACGACGTCGGCGTCATCCAGTCCTATCCCGGCTGCGAGTTCGGCGGGATCGACGCGTTGAACGACCACCACTTCCACTACGGATACTTCGTCTACGCCGCAGCCGAGGTCGCCAGGCTCGATCCCGAGTGGGCTGCGGACGATGCCTTCGGGGAGATGGTCGAGTTGCTCATCCGCGACTACGCCAACTGGGAGCGTCCCGACCACTCGGCCGAGTTGGATCCAGCGACCGATCCGAAGAACGCCTTCCCGTTCCTTCGGACGTTCGAGCCGTACGCAGGCCACTCCTACGCGGGCGGGATCAACGGGAGCGCATGGGGGAACAACCAGGAGTCGTCCTCCGAGGCGGTCAACGCCTACGCCGCGATGATTCGCTGGGGCGAGTTCACCGGCAACGAGGCGCTCCGGGACGCCGGTATCTTCCTCTACACCCACGAGATCAACGCCACGACCGAGTACTGGTTCGACCACGACGAGGACTCGTTCCCCGCGGGCTGGGGAGAGAACCTCGATCCCGACGAACTGGACACGGACGGCTCCGGTCCGTTCGAGTACTCTCCGATGGTCTGGGACGTCGGATACTGGCGGACCGTCTACTGGGACACGTCCGATCCGATCGAGACGTTCGGCATCAACTGGCTGCCGATGGCCGGCCACACGCTCTACCTCGGGCACGACCAGGACTACGCCGAGTCCAACTGGACTCGCCTGATCGAGGCTCGCGACGCGATCGCTCGCGGTCCCGGTGGCGACAGCAATTGGCCCGACGGCTGGCAACAGACGGCCTGGGGGTACCGGGCGATGACCGACTCCCAACATGCCGTCGACATGACCGAGAACGGCGTGCCGATCGAACCGGCGGGCAGTTCGACGCCGTTCGTCTATCACTTCGTCCACTGCCTGAACGAACTCGGTGCGCCCGATCCGTCGGTCGTCGCCGACGCGCCGTGCTACCAGGTCTTCGACGACGGGACCGAGCGGAGCTACGTCGCCTACAACGCGGACGACGCGACGAGAACCGTCTCGTTCTCCGACGGAACCTCGGTCGACGTCGCGCCGAACTCGTTTGCAGTGGCCACCGGTGACGGCGACGAGGAACCAGCAGCGCCGACGAACCTCGATTCGCCGTCGAACACCGATACGACCGTCGACCTCGAGTGGGAACACGACGGCGCGAACACCGCCCACTACAACGTGTACGTCGACGGGTCGAAGTACGGCGAATCGACGGACCCCACGAAGACGGTGAGTGGGCTCGATCCCGACACCACCTACGAATTCGTCGTCACAGCGGAGTCGACCGACGGGATCGAATCCGACCCGAGTAACACGATCGGGGTGACGACCGACGCGGACGGCGATTCGGCGCCGAGCGTCGACCAGTTCGCCGTCTCGGACACGAGCGCTGGCCCGTGGACGAAGTTCGCCGTCGAGTGGACCGTCTCCGACCCGGATGGCGACATGGATCTCGTCGAGATCGAGATGATCGACGACAGCGGAACGGTCGTGGACTCGACATCCACGAACGTAAGCGGCGACAGCGCCTCGGGATCTGACTCCGTCCGCGAGCGGAACGGTGGCGGCGAGTACGACGTCACGCTCACGGTCACCGACGAGGTTGGAAACAGCGCTTCGGAGACGGTGATCATCACCGCGTGA
- a CDS encoding TrmB family transcriptional regulator, producing the protein MDRDPLRNALEDAGLTSYQADAYITLLEQGMMPAVEVAKQCSVPVSQIYDVLRALERMDYIETHDQDKLHARPREPIDVLRELRTRGERMNEAADSIEDRWERPAVSDHKVSVVKHEETVIDRARDLIRDAESFIELSANVDQFRSLTSALEDAHDRGVVAKVAVYGDDLDEWLANADLEGTVSELRACRIPGPFLIVTDRTRTSFTPNDWANRPFGVLIDDYLLSFIFHWYFQTGVWALWETVYEDTDPPYVYMTLEEFVRDVAPLWGDVANVAVTIDGAWVDTNESCEITGVVTDIWYPGVYRSEGRPSFEELAGFLQLELAADGNRYSVGGWGAVYEDIEAVRITLEDVELEEPTSAVGVASGADGGPDIERASEDD; encoded by the coding sequence ATGGACAGGGATCCACTCCGGAACGCGCTGGAGGACGCGGGGTTGACCTCGTACCAGGCCGACGCCTACATCACGCTGTTAGAGCAGGGGATGATGCCGGCCGTGGAGGTTGCAAAGCAGTGTTCCGTCCCGGTGTCCCAGATTTACGACGTGCTCCGCGCGCTCGAGCGGATGGACTACATCGAGACGCACGATCAGGACAAACTCCACGCCCGCCCTAGAGAGCCGATCGACGTCCTCCGGGAACTGCGGACCCGGGGAGAGCGGATGAACGAGGCCGCGGACTCGATCGAGGACCGGTGGGAGCGGCCGGCCGTCAGCGACCACAAGGTCAGCGTCGTCAAGCACGAGGAGACGGTGATCGACCGCGCGCGAGACCTGATCCGGGACGCCGAGAGCTTCATCGAACTGTCCGCGAACGTCGACCAGTTCCGATCCCTGACGAGCGCCCTGGAGGACGCCCACGACCGCGGCGTCGTCGCGAAAGTAGCCGTGTACGGCGACGATCTGGACGAGTGGCTCGCGAACGCGGACCTCGAGGGAACGGTCTCGGAACTGCGCGCCTGCCGGATCCCGGGTCCGTTCCTGATCGTAACGGACCGCACCCGAACGTCCTTCACGCCGAACGACTGGGCCAACAGGCCGTTCGGCGTCCTGATCGACGACTACCTCCTCTCGTTTATCTTCCACTGGTACTTCCAGACGGGCGTCTGGGCGCTCTGGGAGACGGTCTACGAGGACACCGATCCGCCGTACGTCTACATGACCCTCGAGGAGTTCGTGCGCGACGTGGCGCCGCTGTGGGGGGACGTAGCGAACGTCGCAGTGACGATCGATGGAGCGTGGGTCGATACGAACGAATCCTGCGAGATCACCGGCGTCGTCACCGACATCTGGTACCCGGGCGTGTACCGCTCCGAGGGGCGCCCGTCGTTCGAGGAACTCGCCGGGTTCCTGCAACTGGAGCTCGCCGCGGACGGCAACCGGTACAGCGTCGGCGGGTGGGGCGCCGTCTACGAGGACATTGAGGCGGTTCGGATCACCCTCGAGGACGTCGAACTCGAAGAACCGACGAGCGCGGTCGGCGTCGCGAGCGGCGCCGACGGCGGGCCGGATATCGAGCGCGCGTCGGAAGACGACTGA
- a CDS encoding PadR family transcriptional regulator, with protein MNDLTGFQRDLLYVIASADQPSGQDVKEKVEQYYSSEINHGRLYPNLDTLVNKELVEKGQFDRRTNYYAITDAGEEAIYERREWENQYVDM; from the coding sequence ATGAACGACCTCACCGGCTTCCAACGCGACTTGTTGTATGTGATTGCAAGCGCCGACCAGCCATCCGGCCAAGATGTCAAGGAGAAAGTCGAGCAGTACTACAGCAGCGAGATCAACCATGGCCGGCTCTACCCAAACCTCGACACCCTCGTCAACAAGGAACTGGTCGAGAAAGGACAGTTCGATCGCCGGACGAACTACTACGCGATCACCGACGCCGGAGAAGAAGCGATTTACGAGCGCCGAGAGTGGGAGAACCAGTACGTCGATATGTAA
- a CDS encoding DUF7563 family protein, whose translation MPDCHSCGAFVTSRFARVFGDNDHEVYGCRQCLPVSDIVDGGLAKPDDEDTNRGRT comes from the coding sequence ATGCCAGACTGCCATTCGTGCGGGGCATTCGTGACGTCACGATTTGCGCGGGTGTTCGGTGATAACGACCACGAGGTCTACGGGTGTCGCCAGTGCTTGCCAGTGAGCGATATCGTAGACGGTGGTCTCGCGAAACCGGACGACGAGGATACTAACCGAGGGAGGACGTGA
- a CDS encoding HTH domain-containing protein has translation MDRENEENSPISNIPGDRLRVTVWMRGFAPTPDQRTLLDRLKGLRQEGALADVSLRIWGRQIAASPSVIDGDDVERIRNRISEFESWASRNGYSLEPAFKRCEQTSMVSDERTEVVVLPTICLALYDADRLVGVFPCSDSDRTTTVHDCVIRLENASTGVAVDAGL, from the coding sequence ATGGACCGGGAAAACGAAGAGAATTCACCAATAAGTAATATCCCCGGCGATCGGTTGCGTGTGACTGTCTGGATGCGCGGATTTGCCCCGACACCCGATCAACGGACGCTACTTGACCGGTTGAAGGGGCTACGTCAGGAAGGCGCTCTCGCTGACGTCTCGCTCCGGATCTGGGGACGGCAGATCGCTGCATCCCCATCCGTCATCGATGGGGACGATGTCGAACGGATCCGCAACCGGATTTCGGAGTTCGAATCCTGGGCCAGTCGGAACGGCTATTCCCTCGAACCGGCGTTCAAACGATGTGAGCAAACATCGATGGTCTCCGACGAGCGAACGGAAGTCGTCGTGTTACCGACCATCTGCCTCGCCCTATACGACGCCGACCGTCTCGTGGGCGTGTTTCCCTGCTCGGACAGTGATCGAACGACCACTGTTCATGACTGTGTAATACGACTGGAGAACGCTTCGACCGGCGTCGCAGTCGATGCCGGTCTGTAG
- a CDS encoding glycoside hydrolase family 15 protein, translated as MSVTESRAYPPIEAYGVVGNLETCALVAPDGSVDWFPFPHLESPSILAAILDAERGGRFRIVPTDSFETDRRYVDDTNVLETTFETTDGTATVTDFLPPADRVDHPKRVLYRKVSCTDGTVDLEVELDPQFDYGRTETTIESVEKGLLAEGTDERTLLESPIDFEIEDGRITGNLSLEGGETEWFLLRCTGAEDANTDPDAALDETIEYWTDWAHNCDPEDDCAFEGPWHDRVVRSELVLKLLTHVESGAIAAAPTTSLPEDIGGVRNWDYRFNWLRDAGFTVQALMNLGTVDEASEYFDWFMDLCQADDPEAIQPLYSLHGKSDLEERELDHFEGYRGSRPVRIGNEAAQQRQLDIYGELLLAVDEMRQHGRTLGADEWSRIRDVVEYVREIWSERDAGIWEVRGGNQHFVYSKVMCWVALDRGITIAAEGDYDAPLETWRETRETIRTDVLENGYDEDIEAFVQSYGTDALDATGLLLPIVGFLPFDDARVQKTLDAIEEKLVEDDVFVQRYDGDDGLPGDEGAFVLCSCWLIDALALSGRVEEAESRFESLLSYLNPLGLFAEEVDPETGAHLGNYPQAFSHIGIVNSALYLGYVRGHETSGPAPMGVRLGDPVALPEE; from the coding sequence ATGTCGGTGACTGAGTCCAGAGCGTATCCGCCGATCGAAGCCTACGGCGTCGTCGGCAACCTCGAGACGTGCGCGCTCGTCGCGCCGGACGGCTCGGTCGACTGGTTCCCCTTCCCGCATCTGGAGTCACCGAGCATCCTCGCCGCGATCCTCGACGCCGAGCGCGGGGGTCGATTTCGGATCGTTCCGACCGACTCCTTCGAGACGGATCGACGGTACGTCGACGACACGAACGTCCTCGAGACGACCTTCGAGACCACCGACGGAACGGCGACAGTGACAGACTTCTTGCCCCCGGCCGATCGGGTCGACCACCCGAAGCGGGTTCTCTACCGTAAGGTCTCCTGTACGGACGGTACCGTCGATCTCGAGGTCGAACTCGACCCACAGTTCGATTACGGCCGCACGGAGACGACGATCGAATCGGTGGAGAAAGGCCTGCTCGCCGAGGGAACGGACGAACGGACGCTGCTCGAGAGTCCGATCGACTTCGAGATCGAAGACGGCCGCATCACCGGGAACCTCTCGCTCGAGGGTGGCGAAACGGAGTGGTTCCTGCTCCGGTGTACGGGTGCCGAGGACGCGAATACGGATCCGGATGCCGCGCTGGACGAGACGATCGAGTACTGGACTGACTGGGCTCACAACTGCGACCCCGAGGACGATTGTGCATTCGAGGGACCGTGGCACGACAGAGTCGTCCGCTCGGAACTCGTTCTCAAGCTCCTCACACACGTCGAATCGGGGGCGATCGCCGCTGCGCCGACCACGTCGTTGCCCGAGGACATCGGTGGTGTTCGTAACTGGGACTACCGGTTCAACTGGCTGCGAGACGCGGGGTTTACCGTCCAGGCCTTGATGAATCTCGGGACCGTCGACGAGGCGTCCGAGTACTTCGACTGGTTCATGGACCTCTGTCAGGCCGACGACCCGGAGGCAATCCAGCCGCTGTACAGCCTTCACGGCAAGTCTGACCTCGAGGAGCGGGAGCTCGATCACTTCGAGGGGTATCGGGGCTCCCGCCCGGTCCGAATCGGAAACGAAGCGGCACAGCAGCGACAACTCGATATCTACGGAGAACTCCTGCTGGCCGTCGACGAGATGCGCCAGCACGGGCGCACACTCGGTGCCGACGAATGGTCCCGGATCCGCGATGTCGTCGAATACGTTCGCGAGATTTGGAGCGAGCGCGACGCGGGTATCTGGGAGGTCCGCGGTGGGAACCAACACTTCGTCTATTCGAAGGTGATGTGCTGGGTTGCACTCGATCGGGGGATCACGATCGCGGCCGAGGGGGACTACGACGCCCCACTCGAGACGTGGCGAGAAACCCGCGAGACGATCCGGACGGACGTCCTCGAGAACGGCTACGACGAGGACATCGAAGCGTTCGTACAATCGTACGGAACCGACGCGCTCGACGCGACTGGGCTGTTGCTCCCGATCGTCGGCTTCCTGCCCTTCGACGACGCCCGTGTTCAGAAAACGCTCGACGCGATCGAAGAAAAACTGGTCGAGGACGATGTCTTCGTGCAGCGGTACGACGGCGACGACGGACTCCCGGGCGACGAAGGGGCGTTCGTCCTCTGCTCGTGCTGGCTGATCGACGCGCTCGCCCTTTCCGGTCGCGTTGAGGAGGCAGAGTCCCGATTCGAATCGCTGCTTTCGTACCTGAATCCGCTCGGCCTCTTTGCAGAAGAAGTCGATCCGGAAACCGGTGCACACCTCGGAAACTACCCGCAGGCGTTCAGCCACATCGGGATCGTCAACAGCGCCCTCTATCTCGGCTACGTTCGGGGACACGAGACGTCCGGGCCGGCACCGATGGGGGTTCGGCTCGGCGATCCGGTCGCGCTTCCCGAAGAGTAA
- a CDS encoding DUF3179 domain-containing protein gives MADGRIPGGISRRHCIGSAGGVGLAALTGCLDSSGALDRGASDVNGSTGGPPTADRPLPEEYTTRELDEANLSGGPGQDGIPSIDDPQFTSADDPPTNLADGDPVFGVVLNGEAKAYPQYILVWHEVVNDVGGGEPVAVTYCPLTGTAQGFSRGESEFGVSGRLINSNLVMYDRGTETWWPQILAWGIRGPHEGAYLEEFQVTWTTWERWREAYPETTVLTEETGHVRNYGDDPYGGYNPRSGYYENENTLFSPLTTDDRFPAQAVVVGARNADGAVAVPKATLRERTIVDGTVSDVPYVTVYDEGLDTGYVYRNPDDETVEYADGTVIVDGDEYDPEELPFEREIAFDAMWFAWYGYYPSTVVHE, from the coding sequence ATGGCAGACGGACGAATACCCGGCGGCATCTCCAGACGGCATTGTATCGGCTCGGCCGGAGGCGTCGGTCTCGCCGCCCTGACAGGGTGTCTGGATAGTTCCGGCGCTCTCGATCGCGGAGCAAGTGACGTGAACGGGTCGACTGGCGGCCCGCCGACTGCCGATCGGCCGCTCCCCGAGGAGTACACGACTCGAGAACTCGACGAGGCGAACCTCTCCGGCGGCCCGGGACAGGACGGCATCCCCTCGATCGACGATCCGCAGTTTACCTCGGCCGACGATCCACCCACCAACCTGGCTGACGGCGATCCGGTCTTCGGCGTCGTCCTGAACGGCGAGGCGAAGGCCTACCCTCAGTACATCCTCGTCTGGCACGAAGTCGTCAACGACGTCGGCGGCGGCGAACCGGTCGCGGTGACCTACTGTCCGCTGACGGGGACGGCGCAAGGCTTCTCCCGCGGTGAGAGCGAGTTCGGCGTCTCCGGTCGCCTGATCAACAGCAACCTCGTCATGTACGATCGCGGGACTGAGACGTGGTGGCCTCAGATACTCGCCTGGGGTATCCGGGGCCCACACGAGGGGGCGTATCTCGAAGAGTTCCAGGTGACCTGGACGACGTGGGAGCGGTGGCGCGAGGCGTATCCGGAGACGACCGTGCTCACGGAGGAGACCGGCCACGTTCGCAATTACGGCGACGATCCCTACGGGGGATACAATCCCCGGAGCGGCTACTACGAGAACGAGAATACGCTGTTCAGTCCCCTCACGACAGACGACCGGTTCCCTGCGCAGGCGGTCGTCGTCGGGGCCCGGAACGCCGATGGCGCGGTCGCGGTCCCAAAAGCGACGCTCCGAGAGCGCACGATCGTCGACGGGACGGTGAGTGACGTTCCGTACGTGACCGTCTACGACGAGGGACTCGACACGGGCTACGTGTACAGGAATCCCGACGACGAAACGGTCGAATACGCCGACGGGACCGTCATCGTCGACGGTGACGAGTACGATCCCGAGGAACTCCCGTTCGAGCGTGAGATCGCGTTCGACGCGATGTGGTTCGCCTGGTACGGCTACTATCCGTCGACGGTGGTCCACGAATGA
- a CDS encoding dihydrolipoyl dehydrogenase family protein — METHVAIVGAYGSAGVAVAQRLADDPTVRLTLVDDGDPGGGLCILRGCMPSKEVLSAAEHRFAARHDPRLEGPLPSVDLERVVEIKNEHTTDFAAHRRAAVDRLADRENVTLLRETATFVDDRTLRVGDRTLEPEYVVVATGSNVFVPPLPGIEDVPVSTSADVLDATAFGDSGIVMGFGYIGMELVPYLAEAGEMDLTVIEHDSRPLDEADPPFGDALLEYYREAFDVTVLTETAEKRVEPTDDGGVRMYVEEDDTERAIEADQLFTFTGRRPAVDRLGLEHTDLTPEPGWVRETMQARADDRVFVVGDANGKEPILHVAKEQGFTAAENIRAHRDGEPLSAYENVHHHVVFSGLGVLPYARVGHSAESARGAGIEHLVVTRETTSDGVFKTKNVADGLARLVVGTDGTVLGWQGLHYHADAMAKTMQIVVELGLDVRELPDRAYHPTTPEILDGLFRDAAAELED, encoded by the coding sequence ATGGAAACGCACGTTGCGATCGTCGGTGCGTACGGCAGCGCCGGCGTGGCCGTCGCACAGCGACTCGCGGACGATCCGACGGTTCGGCTGACGCTCGTCGACGACGGCGACCCCGGTGGCGGACTCTGTATTCTCCGCGGCTGTATGCCGTCGAAAGAGGTACTCTCGGCCGCCGAACACCGGTTCGCGGCTCGCCACGATCCACGACTCGAGGGGCCGTTGCCGTCCGTCGACCTAGAGCGCGTCGTGGAGATCAAAAACGAACACACGACCGACTTCGCCGCACATCGCCGGGCCGCCGTCGATCGGCTAGCTGACCGGGAGAACGTAACGTTGCTCCGAGAGACCGCAACGTTCGTGGACGATCGAACGCTCCGGGTCGGCGATCGGACGCTCGAGCCCGAGTACGTCGTCGTTGCGACCGGCTCGAACGTCTTCGTGCCGCCGCTTCCCGGAATCGAGGACGTTCCGGTGTCGACGAGTGCGGACGTCCTCGACGCGACCGCGTTCGGCGACTCGGGAATCGTGATGGGGTTCGGCTACATCGGCATGGAACTGGTCCCGTATCTCGCGGAGGCCGGCGAGATGGATCTCACGGTGATCGAACACGACTCCCGGCCGCTCGACGAGGCGGACCCGCCGTTCGGCGACGCGCTCCTCGAATACTATCGCGAGGCGTTCGACGTCACCGTCCTCACCGAGACGGCAGAAAAACGCGTCGAGCCGACCGACGATGGCGGCGTTCGGATGTACGTCGAGGAAGACGACACCGAGCGAGCCATCGAAGCCGACCAGCTGTTCACCTTCACCGGGCGCCGGCCCGCGGTCGATCGACTCGGGCTCGAGCACACTGACCTCACGCCCGAACCCGGGTGGGTCCGGGAGACGATGCAGGCGCGAGCGGACGATCGGGTGTTCGTCGTCGGGGACGCCAACGGCAAGGAGCCGATCCTCCACGTCGCCAAAGAACAGGGGTTCACGGCAGCCGAGAATATCCGCGCCCACCGCGATGGTGAACCGCTCTCGGCGTACGAGAACGTCCACCACCACGTCGTGTTCTCGGGACTCGGCGTCCTGCCGTACGCTCGCGTCGGTCACTCGGCGGAGTCGGCCCGTGGAGCAGGCATCGAACACCTCGTAGTGACCAGAGAGACGACCAGCGATGGCGTCTTCAAGACGAAGAACGTGGCTGACGGGCTCGCGCGACTCGTCGTCGGAACGGACGGAACGGTCCTCGGCTGGCAGGGGCTACATTATCACGCCGACGCGATGGCCAAGACGATGCAGATCGTCGTCGAACTGGGGCTCGACGTTCGGGAGCTCCCCGACCGCGCGTACCACCCGACCACCCCGGAGATCCTCGACGGACTGTTCCGGGACGCCGCCGCCGAACTCGAGGACTAA
- a CDS encoding proteasome assembly chaperone family protein — translation MTRELHRELAPLEIYRCRSRVRHGICRANTRRLDCDSPETVSDFATCLTGFLDEHDALPLYVSGLGRENGTDTDKRRSVYGIATGTGDRILVQQRIDPPTEAGVWSGPTGALLDVARARGQPSLGFIVDASSQFPDPEAACVLIERAIAPIAGVDIDVGPLRERAEGIRQEKRTFAKEMHRPDNDESSKAEPFRTYQ, via the coding sequence GTGACACGGGAACTCCATCGGGAGCTAGCACCCCTCGAAATATATCGGTGTCGCTCACGCGTTCGACACGGTATCTGCCGTGCGAATACTCGACGTCTCGATTGCGATTCACCGGAGACCGTTTCGGACTTCGCGACCTGTCTGACTGGGTTTCTCGACGAGCACGACGCGCTCCCGCTGTACGTTAGCGGTCTCGGCAGAGAAAACGGGACAGACACGGACAAGCGGCGTTCGGTGTACGGAATTGCGACTGGAACGGGCGACCGAATCCTGGTCCAACAGCGGATCGATCCGCCGACAGAGGCCGGGGTCTGGAGCGGTCCAACCGGTGCCCTGCTAGACGTTGCCCGGGCTCGAGGACAGCCGTCACTCGGCTTTATCGTGGACGCTTCGTCTCAGTTCCCCGACCCGGAAGCGGCGTGCGTGCTCATCGAACGGGCAATCGCTCCGATCGCCGGAGTGGATATCGACGTCGGTCCGCTCCGCGAACGCGCCGAAGGGATACGACAGGAGAAGCGGACGTTCGCCAAGGAGATGCACCGTCCGGACAACGACGAGAGTTCGAAGGCGGAACCGTTCCGCACGTATCAGTAA
- a CDS encoding universal stress protein, with product MPRSFVEIDVLLPLADREDAHTTCHAVLPYLEGKDCRVHVIHVVHGEKRNADRDAIDERVDAVFDVARECFDGVGIPVSTDVRYGKNVGQTILDAADEYSADAVVLTPRERSIWRRVLSQNVLTTLAKNVDQPLIVIPASD from the coding sequence ATGCCACGCTCGTTCGTCGAAATAGACGTTCTACTACCGCTCGCGGATCGAGAAGATGCACACACGACCTGCCACGCAGTGCTCCCGTATCTGGAGGGAAAGGACTGCCGCGTACACGTGATTCACGTCGTTCACGGAGAGAAACGGAACGCCGATCGTGACGCCATCGACGAACGCGTCGACGCGGTGTTCGACGTCGCGAGGGAGTGTTTCGACGGAGTCGGGATCCCCGTCTCGACCGACGTCCGGTACGGAAAAAACGTCGGGCAAACGATTCTCGACGCCGCCGACGAGTACTCGGCCGACGCCGTCGTGTTGACTCCGCGCGAGCGATCGATCTGGCGCAGGGTACTCTCACAGAACGTGCTCACAACGCTGGCCAAGAACGTCGACCAGCCGCTGATCGTCATCCCAGCGTCCGACTGA